In Crateriforma spongiae, the following proteins share a genomic window:
- a CDS encoding S1C family serine protease produces the protein MMKLGDEANLRTAVSNRQSHRRVIAWATPIVTAALMWMGAVTATAQQTRYVSPQTGHPITMARPSLESPVPPVGPQALRGADDDHFAERGGDVPSARQIDQQRERLFNELAEEFNAFDRLGNLVRRVAQLVKPSVIHIEAHKTENKGGQIESYDEAGAGVLISAGGETWVLTNRHVIAGASPQQILLRADNGREMSPLKVLADKNTDIAVMQIAASDLPAAKLGNSDDCQIGDFVIAIGSPFGLNHSVTFGIMSAMGRRDLSLGEQKIDLQDFFQTDAAINPGNSGGPLLNLRGEVVAINTAIASSSGGSEGIGFAIPINMAVQVADQLIRFGELRRGYLGVVLDPEFTSADMLSAGYQYDSGARVKNVRPGSPAATANLQRGDIIVEFNGRKVESDDHLVACVGLTPAGDSVPMIIYRNGKRYRTSVVLTDLQ, from the coding sequence ATGATGAAACTTGGTGACGAAGCGAATCTGCGAACTGCTGTTTCCAACCGACAGTCGCACCGACGCGTGATCGCATGGGCCACGCCGATCGTTACAGCTGCATTGATGTGGATGGGGGCCGTGACGGCCACGGCACAGCAAACACGCTATGTCAGTCCCCAAACCGGACATCCGATCACGATGGCCCGGCCCAGCTTGGAATCCCCGGTGCCACCGGTCGGCCCTCAAGCCTTGCGCGGCGCCGACGACGATCACTTTGCCGAACGTGGCGGGGACGTTCCATCGGCGCGACAGATCGACCAACAACGCGAGCGGCTGTTCAATGAATTGGCCGAGGAATTCAATGCCTTTGATCGGTTGGGCAACCTGGTTCGGCGTGTCGCCCAGTTGGTCAAACCCAGTGTGATTCATATCGAAGCACACAAGACCGAAAACAAGGGCGGCCAGATCGAATCTTACGACGAGGCGGGGGCCGGCGTCCTCATCAGTGCCGGTGGGGAAACTTGGGTCCTGACCAACCGCCATGTCATAGCCGGTGCATCGCCACAGCAGATCCTGTTGCGTGCCGACAACGGTCGCGAAATGTCACCGCTGAAAGTCTTGGCCGACAAGAACACGGACATCGCCGTGATGCAGATCGCAGCGTCGGACCTGCCCGCCGCCAAGTTGGGGAACAGCGATGATTGTCAAATCGGTGACTTTGTGATCGCCATCGGAAGCCCCTTTGGTTTGAACCACTCGGTCACCTTCGGCATCATGAGCGCCATGGGACGACGCGACCTGTCGTTGGGCGAACAGAAGATCGACTTGCAAGACTTCTTCCAAACGGACGCGGCCATCAACCCCGGCAATAGCGGCGGTCCGCTGTTGAACTTGCGTGGCGAAGTCGTCGCCATTAACACGGCAATCGCCAGCAGCAGCGGCGGCAGCGAAGGCATCGGTTTTGCCATTCCCATCAACATGGCCGTCCAAGTGGCCGACCAGTTGATTCGATTCGGTGAATTGCGTCGCGGATACTTGGGCGTCGTGTTGGATCCCGAGTTCACGTCCGCCGACATGCTTTCCGCCGGCTATCAGTACGACAGCGGTGCTCGGGTTAAGAACGTTCGTCCGGGATCGCCGGCCGCGACCGCCAACTTGCAACGTGGCGATATCATCGTCGAATTCAATGGTCGCAAGGTGGAAAGCGACGATCACTTGGTTGCCTGTGTGGGACTGACGCCCGCCGGCGATTCGGTGCCGATGATCATCTATCGCAACGGCAAACGCTATCGCACCAGTGTGGTGTTGACCGACTTGCAATGA
- a CDS encoding TraR/DksA family transcriptional regulator — MSRKESLNKLRVTLVRRRDALRRALDGDLSLLQELHGQKTGDPLDAAADTIQDELNSQLVENESRELGAMEDAIARFEAGTYGNCESCGKPIPITRLRAVPYATDCIDCRRREEDGQDGSNVVAWNRVFDVSEVDPV; from the coding sequence ATGTCTCGCAAAGAATCCCTCAACAAACTGCGTGTGACGCTAGTCCGCCGTCGTGACGCGTTGCGACGCGCCTTGGATGGTGATCTCAGTTTGCTTCAGGAACTGCACGGTCAAAAAACGGGCGACCCGTTGGATGCCGCGGCCGACACCATTCAGGACGAACTGAACAGCCAGTTGGTCGAAAACGAGTCTCGCGAATTGGGGGCAATGGAAGACGCGATCGCGCGATTCGAAGCGGGAACGTATGGCAATTGCGAATCCTGCGGCAAGCCGATTCCGATCACCCGGCTGCGAGCGGTTCCCTACGCGACCGACTGCATCGATTGCCGTCGCCGCGAAGAAGACGGTCAAGACGGCAGCAACGTGGTGGCCTGGAATCGTGTGTTCGATGTGTCTGAAGTGGATCCCGTTTGA
- a CDS encoding FHA domain-containing protein, with amino-acid sequence MSVNQDTTTGSFQIEAIIGAPTNHTNVSEGAKDPAGVAPMAIDSGPPESAVATTQAAIEFRVSRQDAPTRRLRLAGARYTFGSGSSCSICLDDPSLQPLHAILIREGDRVQMRAHSIPIEINGSRTTEAVLSVGDQVRLGSYRFELLSIAASVSVPAVDPVAATATQTPGDPSTRQHQRDDEQDMGRLSFDDAGMYGEPSLDLASFEKPTSRPPEDAAASSETVLQQSPPLPDLSGVLTGEVIDHQVWQDRLRREVQLWRQRQEECERLVQRCTDRESELRQRESELWSRAERLQAREANLKAQESAAYEIQREYLVQQEELQQLRKQHQQQSDDWNRRNEEYRRRENEYQAQVEQASRQLEQSRSQTETATQSVARMRQQLSALNHQLASLSQNQEELEQRERKYRAELQQQTEHWKATLADAESKQQASQRELAELKEAKDDSDTRRQDAEARVREMTDSLQLAQSQAEEQSAKLAASESIAEELRVQIAEMQQELQEAQSDTARLRDECEQAQQQIQSLEHEGVQIRSDSDQQRSQWEAETVQLRESVQQLSDELAVANEQLTKLQQNNDELSDKLQQIRQQRDEAIAESESRPSADDLQRVRDELQDATQRLSDLQNHHEDVLQELEQARHAVDVQQAATPSEPDLSAVAETPADELSPAELSEPESADPKPSTAALEIVEQAAAPELPAQEALLSDEQAAPQWQDEHDATVPQAESPLSVVDADVWPTYDHVESQSADDASATADDHSVSTAEDTSMLSNASVVEDATESIPMTPPDLGSDVDHESQVEPSPVAESDPAAGMPDATDDSAWDMPVATQQDASEPEPSAAVMQDATGSIAEDAAEDPWASVSTDWEDQETSIPDGETPAVAEQTETSTGSSEDSSGFDPWAQASEPAQLSREEIEAAKASCQEDAETESEPADAGVDMTSIWSEPEATDSDSSNIFHEPTVLTESDLASDTSDTSWTPPAADEDLSALDDAEPSFASESDQGLELVADPSEISEPEQATNSDSDDATRFIAEGSLAQQLLSDIAADQSQPIEAVDASEPATEDADPQESESTFAGTFNLADWQDENQDVADPSSISENAGAEELGPAPVQEVASEVAADPQPTPEPAATGSVADEEPEDDSIEAYMNRLLQRVQNGPNATGATGGGSAPTPQKDASAAAEEAPAAEIPVEPEPVIDPNAPLIARSEAPEKHTNLSAMRELANDSARSAISRSTKQQIRDTQLRGMSRLLVAAVFAISGLGVFVASPIMWVSLLGLLAGIIAAALYGREGWMLIRDSRRRLMMAQTAQETQPNQDES; translated from the coding sequence GTGAGCGTGAATCAAGACACAACGACCGGATCGTTTCAAATCGAAGCGATCATCGGCGCACCGACGAACCACACCAACGTCTCCGAGGGGGCGAAGGATCCGGCCGGGGTGGCTCCCATGGCAATCGACTCGGGACCGCCCGAATCAGCCGTCGCCACAACTCAAGCGGCGATCGAGTTTCGCGTATCCCGCCAAGACGCGCCGACCCGGCGCTTGCGACTGGCCGGTGCTCGGTACACCTTCGGCAGTGGTTCCTCGTGCTCGATCTGCTTGGACGATCCGTCGCTGCAGCCGCTGCACGCGATCCTGATCCGCGAAGGCGATCGGGTCCAAATGCGTGCCCATTCGATCCCGATCGAAATCAACGGTTCGCGAACCACCGAGGCCGTATTGTCGGTGGGCGACCAAGTCCGTTTGGGCAGCTATCGATTTGAATTGTTATCGATAGCCGCCTCCGTCTCCGTGCCGGCTGTCGATCCGGTGGCGGCCACCGCGACGCAGACGCCGGGCGATCCGTCGACACGACAACACCAGCGGGACGATGAACAGGACATGGGACGTTTATCGTTTGACGATGCGGGCATGTATGGGGAACCTTCGCTGGACCTGGCGTCCTTTGAAAAGCCCACCTCACGTCCGCCCGAAGATGCCGCCGCGTCGTCGGAAACGGTCTTACAACAATCACCACCGCTGCCTGATTTGTCGGGCGTATTGACCGGTGAGGTCATCGACCATCAAGTTTGGCAAGACCGACTGCGCCGCGAAGTCCAGTTGTGGCGTCAGCGTCAAGAAGAATGCGAACGCCTGGTCCAACGATGCACCGATCGCGAATCGGAATTGCGTCAACGTGAATCGGAATTGTGGAGCAGGGCAGAGCGTCTGCAGGCTCGCGAAGCCAATTTAAAGGCGCAAGAATCGGCCGCCTACGAAATCCAACGTGAATACTTGGTCCAGCAAGAAGAACTGCAACAGCTGCGCAAGCAACATCAGCAGCAGTCCGACGACTGGAACCGCCGCAACGAAGAATACCGACGCCGGGAAAACGAGTACCAAGCTCAGGTCGAACAAGCATCTCGGCAACTGGAACAGTCGCGCAGCCAGACCGAAACCGCGACCCAGTCGGTCGCCCGCATGCGACAGCAGCTGTCAGCGCTGAACCACCAGTTGGCCAGTTTGTCCCAAAACCAGGAAGAACTGGAACAGCGTGAGCGAAAATATCGCGCTGAACTACAGCAACAGACCGAACATTGGAAAGCCACACTTGCCGACGCGGAATCCAAACAACAAGCGTCCCAACGTGAATTGGCGGAACTAAAGGAAGCGAAGGACGACAGCGACACACGACGTCAGGATGCCGAGGCACGTGTCCGCGAAATGACGGACAGCTTGCAGTTGGCGCAGTCCCAGGCCGAAGAGCAATCCGCCAAACTGGCGGCCAGCGAATCGATCGCCGAAGAACTGCGTGTCCAAATCGCGGAAATGCAACAGGAATTGCAGGAAGCCCAATCCGACACGGCACGACTGCGCGACGAGTGCGAACAAGCCCAACAGCAAATCCAGAGTTTGGAACACGAAGGCGTCCAGATTCGATCGGATTCTGACCAGCAACGCAGCCAGTGGGAAGCCGAAACGGTCCAACTGCGCGAGTCGGTCCAGCAACTGAGCGATGAACTTGCCGTCGCCAACGAACAGCTGACGAAGTTGCAGCAGAACAACGACGAACTGTCCGACAAGCTGCAACAGATTCGCCAGCAACGCGACGAAGCCATCGCCGAGTCGGAAAGCCGCCCATCGGCCGACGACCTACAACGCGTCCGCGATGAACTGCAAGACGCCACCCAGCGTCTGAGCGACTTGCAAAACCATCACGAAGACGTTCTGCAAGAACTGGAACAGGCACGTCACGCTGTCGACGTTCAACAGGCCGCCACACCAAGCGAACCAGATCTTTCGGCCGTCGCCGAAACGCCGGCCGACGAATTGTCGCCGGCGGAGCTATCGGAACCTGAATCGGCGGATCCCAAACCCTCCACTGCAGCGTTGGAGATTGTTGAACAAGCGGCTGCACCGGAGCTGCCGGCACAGGAAGCGTTGTTGAGCGACGAACAAGCCGCACCACAGTGGCAGGATGAACACGACGCGACCGTGCCCCAAGCGGAGTCGCCCTTGTCCGTCGTCGACGCCGATGTGTGGCCGACCTACGACCATGTCGAATCACAATCGGCCGACGATGCATCCGCAACAGCGGACGATCACAGCGTCTCCACCGCCGAAGACACCTCCATGTTGTCTAACGCGTCCGTCGTCGAGGATGCGACGGAATCGATTCCAATGACGCCACCGGATTTGGGATCGGATGTCGATCACGAATCACAGGTCGAACCATCCCCGGTCGCTGAATCGGATCCGGCCGCCGGCATGCCCGATGCGACCGACGATTCGGCATGGGACATGCCGGTTGCAACACAACAAGATGCATCAGAACCCGAACCATCGGCTGCAGTGATGCAGGATGCAACCGGATCGATCGCTGAAGACGCTGCGGAAGATCCCTGGGCTTCGGTGTCAACAGACTGGGAAGATCAAGAAACATCGATCCCCGACGGTGAAACACCCGCGGTAGCCGAACAGACGGAAACTTCAACGGGCTCCTCCGAAGACTCATCGGGGTTCGACCCGTGGGCTCAAGCCAGCGAACCGGCACAATTGAGCCGAGAGGAGATCGAAGCGGCGAAGGCCAGTTGCCAAGAAGATGCTGAGACAGAAAGCGAACCTGCTGACGCGGGCGTCGACATGACGTCGATCTGGAGCGAGCCGGAAGCGACCGACTCCGATTCGTCGAACATCTTTCACGAACCCACGGTTCTGACCGAAAGCGACCTTGCATCCGACACCTCGGATACGTCTTGGACGCCGCCCGCTGCCGACGAAGACTTGTCGGCACTGGATGACGCTGAACCATCGTTTGCGAGCGAATCTGACCAAGGCCTGGAACTGGTGGCCGATCCGAGTGAGATCTCCGAACCAGAACAGGCCACCAATTCGGACTCGGACGATGCGACACGTTTCATCGCCGAAGGATCGTTGGCCCAACAACTGTTAAGCGACATCGCCGCGGACCAATCCCAACCGATCGAAGCGGTGGATGCGTCTGAGCCCGCCACCGAAGATGCCGATCCGCAGGAGAGCGAATCCACTTTTGCGGGCACATTCAACCTGGCCGATTGGCAGGATGAAAACCAAGACGTCGCGGACCCATCGTCGATCAGCGAAAACGCCGGTGCCGAGGAACTTGGCCCCGCGCCTGTCCAAGAAGTCGCCAGCGAAGTTGCCGCCGATCCCCAGCCGACGCCCGAACCGGCCGCCACCGGTTCCGTCGCCGACGAAGAACCCGAAGACGACTCGATCGAAGCCTACATGAATCGTCTGTTGCAACGTGTCCAGAACGGGCCAAACGCAACCGGCGCGACAGGCGGCGGATCAGCACCCACGCCTCAGAAAGACGCATCGGCGGCGGCCGAGGAAGCACCGGCGGCAGAGATTCCGGTCGAACCCGAACCGGTCATTGACCCCAACGCGCCGCTGATCGCTCGTTCCGAAGCCCCCGAAAAGCACACGAACTTGTCGGCCATGCGAGAGCTGGCCAATGATTCCGCTCGCAGCGCGATCAGCCGCAGCACCAAACAGCAAATCCGTGACACCCAATTGCGTGGCATGTCACGTCTGTTGGTCGCCGCCGTGTTTGCCATCAGCGGGCTGGGCGTTTTTGTTGCGTCACCCATCATGTGGGTCAGCCTGCTGGGTCTGCTTGCCGGGATCATCGCTGCGGCGCTTTACGGCCGCGAAGGCTGGATGCTGATCCGCGATTCACGCCGACGTCTGATGATGGCTCAAACCGCCCAGGAAACTCAGCCGAACCAGGACGAATCCTAG